The Leucobacter chromiiresistens genome has a window encoding:
- a CDS encoding M23 family metallopeptidase, translating into MWCDFADDAVPGRLEDELLMAAPIAAKVAIQVVQSKTGRRIIAGVLALILLIVMLPAILIGGAAMAIAIGTGESGTCTTGEAVGGFSSEQLGNAAAIRAAAAEMEVPDSGVKIAIMVSLVESNLLNLANTGVPESMLLPNQGMGSDHDSVGIMQQRPSSGWGTPAELMKPEFAARAFFGGPSGPNGGSPRGLLDIAGWESMGLGVAAQTVQVSAFPDRYQERSADADAVLAALGDTTTICEGGDGGTPPQVVGGWANPIGMQTWATYPNHAGGAMDVHVGTGTPVYAPAAGKVFDLSEGCGGMVIGIQHDVQYTTAFAHMSSFAVAAGEQVKAGQLIGYSGASGSCVNGAHLHFEVRVGPNPTSWGSFTPAYKFMREQGITMGPCTGGCDLYPM; encoded by the coding sequence GTGTGGTGTGACTTCGCTGATGACGCGGTACCCGGACGGCTGGAAGACGAGCTACTGATGGCTGCACCCATCGCCGCGAAAGTCGCGATACAGGTTGTTCAGTCAAAGACTGGGCGGCGCATCATTGCGGGCGTTCTCGCCCTGATCCTGCTGATCGTGATGCTGCCGGCGATCCTCATCGGCGGCGCAGCGATGGCGATCGCTATCGGAACCGGGGAATCCGGGACGTGCACCACGGGTGAAGCTGTCGGAGGGTTCTCCAGTGAGCAGCTCGGGAACGCGGCGGCGATCCGCGCGGCCGCAGCGGAGATGGAGGTCCCCGATTCGGGTGTGAAGATCGCGATCATGGTGTCGCTCGTGGAGTCGAACCTGCTGAATCTGGCGAATACGGGCGTCCCTGAGTCGATGTTGCTTCCGAACCAGGGCATGGGGTCTGACCATGACTCGGTCGGCATCATGCAGCAGCGCCCGTCCTCTGGGTGGGGCACTCCGGCCGAGCTGATGAAACCTGAGTTCGCCGCTCGTGCGTTCTTCGGCGGGCCGAGCGGCCCGAACGGTGGGAGCCCGCGCGGGTTGCTCGACATTGCCGGCTGGGAGTCGATGGGGCTGGGAGTCGCCGCGCAGACGGTGCAGGTCAGCGCGTTCCCGGACCGGTATCAGGAGCGCTCGGCGGACGCCGACGCGGTACTCGCGGCATTGGGCGACACGACGACCATCTGTGAGGGCGGCGACGGCGGCACTCCCCCGCAAGTGGTGGGCGGCTGGGCGAACCCCATAGGGATGCAGACCTGGGCGACCTACCCCAACCACGCCGGGGGTGCGATGGACGTGCACGTCGGCACCGGCACCCCCGTGTACGCGCCCGCAGCCGGGAAGGTCTTTGACCTCTCCGAAGGGTGCGGAGGGATGGTCATCGGCATCCAACACGACGTGCAATACACGACCGCGTTCGCACACATGTCCTCATTCGCCGTCGCCGCAGGAGAGCAGGTCAAAGCCGGTCAGCTCATCGGATACTCCGGCGCTTCGGGATCGTGCGTCAACGGCGCCCATCTGCACTTCGAGGTTCGTGTGGGGCCGAACCCGACGAGTTGGGGGTCGTTCACGCCCGCCTACAAGTTCATGCGCGAGCAAGGGATCACGATGGGGCCCTGCACGGGAGGGTGCGACCTGTACCCGATGTGA